In Streptomyces violaceusniger Tu 4113, one DNA window encodes the following:
- a CDS encoding glutamyl-tRNA reductase — protein sequence MSLLVVGLSHRSAPVSVLERAALVGDEQAKLVQDTLAAEPATEAAVLATCNRIELYADVDKFHAGVAELSTLLAQHTGVGLDELTPYLYVHYEDRAVHHLFSVACGLDSMVVGEGQILGQIKDALALGQELHTAGRLLNDLFQQALRVGKRAHSETGIDRAGQSLVTFGLEQLAQGASVAEWARGKRALVIGAGSMSSLAAATLARAGVAELVIANRTLERALRLAESLVQQHAATPAAIPAEGEETLREPLVARAVPRDRVTAELPHADIVVSCTGATGLVLTAAELRTALAQRAACPPGAHRTGTDVSLLDLAMPRDIDAAAHRIEGLHLVDIESLAEAATEPSGAPGSSAGAMAADVDKVRTIVSAEVAAFGAAQRAAHITPTVVALRTMAADVVASEIARLDGRLPDLDDKQRSEITQTVRRVVDKLLHAPTVRVKQLAGTPGGAGYADALRELFDLDPQAVAAVSRADGSARAAEQNDPKGGRP from the coding sequence ATGAGTCTCCTCGTCGTCGGACTGAGCCACCGCAGCGCGCCCGTGAGCGTGCTGGAGCGGGCCGCCCTGGTGGGGGACGAGCAGGCGAAGCTGGTGCAGGACACCCTCGCCGCCGAGCCCGCCACCGAGGCCGCGGTGCTGGCCACCTGCAACCGCATCGAGCTCTACGCCGACGTGGACAAGTTCCACGCCGGGGTCGCCGAGCTGTCCACGCTGCTCGCCCAGCACACCGGCGTCGGACTGGACGAGCTCACCCCGTATCTCTACGTCCACTACGAGGACCGGGCCGTCCACCACCTCTTCTCGGTGGCCTGCGGGCTGGACTCGATGGTCGTCGGCGAGGGCCAGATCCTCGGCCAGATCAAGGACGCGCTCGCGCTGGGGCAGGAGCTGCATACCGCCGGGCGGCTGCTGAACGATCTCTTCCAGCAGGCGTTGCGGGTCGGCAAGCGGGCCCACAGCGAGACCGGTATCGACCGGGCGGGCCAGTCGCTGGTCACCTTCGGCCTGGAGCAGCTCGCCCAGGGCGCGTCGGTGGCGGAGTGGGCCCGGGGCAAGCGGGCCCTGGTGATCGGCGCGGGTTCGATGTCCTCGCTGGCCGCGGCGACGCTCGCACGCGCCGGTGTGGCAGAACTGGTGATCGCCAACAGGACGTTGGAGCGGGCGCTGCGCCTCGCCGAGTCCCTGGTCCAGCAGCATGCGGCCACTCCGGCCGCGATCCCCGCCGAGGGTGAGGAAACGTTGCGCGAGCCGCTGGTGGCCCGTGCAGTGCCGCGGGACCGGGTCACCGCCGAGCTGCCGCACGCCGACATCGTCGTCTCCTGTACGGGCGCGACCGGCCTGGTGCTGACCGCCGCGGAGCTGCGCACCGCGCTCGCCCAGCGCGCGGCCTGCCCGCCCGGGGCCCACCGCACGGGGACGGACGTCTCGCTGCTCGATCTGGCCATGCCGCGCGACATAGACGCGGCGGCGCACCGGATCGAGGGGCTGCACCTGGTCGATATCGAGTCCCTCGCCGAGGCGGCCACCGAGCCGTCCGGGGCGCCGGGCTCGTCCGCCGGGGCGATGGCCGCCGACGTGGACAAGGTGCGGACCATCGTCTCCGCCGAGGTGGCCGCCTTCGGGGCGGCCCAGCGCGCCGCGCACATCACGCCGACGGTGGTCGCGCTGCGTACCATGGCGGCGGACGTCGTCGCCAGTGAGATCGCCCGGCTCGACGGGCGCCTTCCGGATCTGGACGACAAGCAGCGGTCCGAGATCACGCAGACCGTGCGCAGGGTCGTCGACAAGCTGCTGCACGCGCCCACCGTGCGGGTCAAGCAGCTCGCGGGCACTCCGGGTGGCGCCGGTTACGCCGATGCGCTGCGCGAGCTCTTCGACCTCGATCCGCAGGCGGTCGCCGCCGTCAGCCGCGCCGACGGCTCGGCCCGCGCGGCCGAACAGAACGACCCGAAGGGAGGCCGGCCATGA
- a CDS encoding redox-sensing transcriptional repressor Rex, producing MATGRTHRPATRSRGIPEATVARLPLYLRALTALSERSVPTVSSEELATAAGVNSAKLRKDFSYLGSYGTRGVGYDVEYLVYQISRELGLTQDWPVVIVGIGNLGAALANYGGFASRGFRVAALIDADPTMAGKPVAGIPVQHTDELEKIITDNGVSIGVIATPAGAAQQVCDRLVAAGITSILNFAPTVLTVPDGVDVRKVDLSIELQILAFHEQRKAGEEVAAPEEAAGAVPPPPVAHRAPSGGPGADSGRQGPDGDVPAVMPA from the coding sequence GTGGCAACTGGCCGAACTCACCGACCGGCGACCCGCAGCCGAGGGATCCCCGAGGCCACCGTCGCCCGGCTACCGCTGTATCTGCGTGCGCTGACCGCTCTCTCGGAGCGCTCGGTGCCCACAGTGTCCTCGGAGGAGCTGGCCACCGCGGCCGGCGTCAATTCGGCCAAGCTGCGCAAGGACTTCTCCTATCTCGGTTCGTACGGCACCCGCGGTGTCGGCTACGACGTGGAGTACCTCGTCTACCAGATCTCGCGGGAGCTCGGGCTCACCCAGGACTGGCCGGTTGTGATCGTCGGTATCGGTAATCTCGGCGCCGCGCTCGCCAACTACGGCGGCTTCGCCTCCCGTGGCTTCCGGGTCGCCGCGCTGATCGACGCCGACCCCACCATGGCCGGGAAGCCGGTCGCGGGCATCCCGGTGCAGCACACCGACGAGCTCGAGAAGATCATCACGGACAACGGCGTCTCGATCGGCGTCATCGCCACCCCGGCGGGCGCGGCCCAGCAGGTCTGCGACCGGCTCGTCGCCGCCGGGATCACCTCGATCCTCAACTTCGCGCCCACCGTGCTGACCGTTCCGGACGGGGTGGATGTGCGCAAAGTCGATCTCTCCATCGAGCTGCAGATCCTCGCCTTCCACGAGCAGCGCAAGGCGGGCGAGGAGGTCGCCGCGCCCGAGGAGGCCGCGGGAGCCGTTCCACCACCGCCCGTGGCGCATCGCGCGCCCTCCGGTGGCCCCGGCGCCGACAGCGGTCGGCAAGGACCTGACGGGGACGTGCCCGCCGTGATGCCGGCATGA
- a CDS encoding alpha/beta hydrolase yields the protein MRPTTGRTAALALATAATASLLGSASADATPGPLADPTTTALSWGACAGTGLDPRQECATLKVPLDHRDPGGKRISLAVSRIPSERPQARRGTLLLIPGGPGSTGLERPTTLGKRLPRSVRDAYDIVSFDPRGMGKSTHTGCGLDTADLSLLASRPWPAPGGDITQNVTTGRRIADTCARNGGELLRTISTVNEARDIDSIRRALGERKLSAWGVSYGTYVGSVYAQLFPEHTDRWVLDSNDDPDPERVERRWLANYAVGVEDTFPDFAAWASAPNSPVRLAETPDGVRRRVLDLAARLDAKPLPWPGANPPELNGNALRQSMLNALYSRDDFEDLAKLIVDADAGKAPGAAPADPPQDAAAVSLATICNDVEWPTSLPDYARDVAAGRKSHPLTAGMPVNVTPCSFWHDAPRDKPVRITDQGPSNVLLVQNKRDVATPYSGALNLRRAYGDRARMVSVNAMGHGAAYVVNNGSACADRKVTDFLLEGERPEHDVLCR from the coding sequence ATGAGACCGACGACCGGCAGAACCGCCGCGCTGGCCCTCGCCACCGCCGCCACCGCATCCCTCCTCGGCAGCGCGTCCGCGGACGCGACCCCGGGACCGCTGGCCGATCCGACCACCACCGCGCTCAGTTGGGGGGCCTGCGCGGGCACCGGGCTCGACCCCCGGCAGGAATGCGCCACGCTGAAGGTGCCGCTGGACCACCGCGACCCCGGCGGCAAGCGGATCTCCCTCGCCGTGTCCCGCATCCCCAGCGAGCGGCCGCAGGCCCGCCGGGGCACCCTGCTGCTGATCCCGGGAGGCCCCGGATCGACGGGGCTGGAGCGGCCCACCACGCTCGGCAAGCGGCTGCCGCGGTCGGTGCGGGACGCCTATGACATCGTCAGCTTCGACCCGCGCGGGATGGGGAAGTCCACGCACACCGGCTGCGGTCTGGACACCGCCGATCTGTCGCTGCTCGCCTCCCGCCCCTGGCCCGCCCCCGGCGGGGACATCACCCAGAACGTCACCACCGGCCGCCGCATCGCCGACACCTGCGCCCGCAACGGCGGTGAGCTGCTGCGCACCATCAGCACCGTCAACGAGGCCCGGGACATCGACAGCATCCGGCGGGCGCTCGGCGAGCGGAAGCTGTCCGCATGGGGCGTCTCCTACGGGACGTACGTGGGCTCCGTCTACGCGCAGCTCTTCCCCGAGCACACCGACCGCTGGGTGCTGGACAGCAATGACGACCCGGACCCGGAGCGGGTGGAGCGCCGCTGGCTGGCCAACTACGCCGTCGGCGTCGAGGACACCTTCCCCGACTTCGCCGCCTGGGCCTCCGCCCCGAACAGCCCCGTCCGGCTCGCCGAGACCCCCGACGGAGTGCGCCGGCGGGTGCTGGACCTCGCCGCGCGGCTGGACGCGAAGCCGCTGCCGTGGCCCGGCGCCAACCCGCCCGAGCTGAACGGCAACGCACTGCGCCAGAGCATGCTGAACGCCCTGTACTCCCGGGACGACTTCGAGGACCTGGCCAAGCTGATCGTGGACGCGGACGCCGGTAAGGCGCCCGGCGCTGCACCGGCCGACCCGCCCCAGGACGCCGCGGCCGTGTCCCTGGCCACCATCTGCAACGACGTGGAGTGGCCCACGTCCCTGCCGGACTACGCGCGGGATGTGGCCGCCGGCCGTAAGAGCCACCCGCTCACCGCGGGCATGCCGGTGAACGTCACGCCCTGCTCGTTCTGGCATGACGCGCCGCGGGACAAGCCGGTGCGGATCACCGACCAGGGGCCGTCGAACGTCCTGCTGGTGCAGAACAAGCGCGATGTGGCCACCCCGTACAGCGGGGCGCTGAACCTGCGGCGCGCCTACGGCGACCGGGCCCGGATGGTCAGCGTGAACGCGATGGGGCATGGCGCGGCCTATGTGGTGAACAACGGCAGCGCCTGCGCGGACCGGAAGGTCACGGACTTCCTGCTGGAAGGTGAGCGGCCGGAGCACGATGTGCTCTGCCGGTGA
- the hemC gene encoding hydroxymethylbilane synthase: MNATPSPAAFGGAPPLRLGTRRSALAMAQSGLVADLVREVTGRPVELVEITTYGDTSREHLAQIGGTGVFVSALREALLSGEIDLAVHSLKDLPTAEPDGLRLAAIPRREDPRDALIARDGLTFAQLPPGSRIGTGSPRRAAQLNAWARAFGLDIETVPIRGNVDTRIGYVRSGRLDAVVLAAAGLIRLGRIGEATELLDVGHVLPAPGQGALAVECAASSVALTARLAEIDDPYTRVAVTAERSLLAALEAGCSAPVGALADLLADGQAVTEMRLRGVVGTTDGTTLVQLSTTGPVPASPSEAGDLGRELAAEMLAKGAAGLMGERAL, from the coding sequence ATGAACGCCACCCCCTCACCCGCCGCCTTCGGCGGCGCTCCGCCGCTGCGGCTGGGCACTCGCCGCAGCGCGCTCGCCATGGCCCAGTCCGGCCTGGTCGCGGACCTGGTGCGCGAGGTCACCGGGCGTCCCGTGGAACTGGTCGAGATCACCACGTACGGCGACACCTCGCGGGAGCACCTCGCGCAGATCGGTGGCACCGGCGTCTTCGTCTCGGCGCTGCGCGAGGCGCTGCTGAGCGGTGAGATCGACCTGGCCGTGCACTCGCTGAAGGACCTTCCCACCGCGGAGCCCGACGGGCTGCGGCTGGCCGCGATACCGCGCCGCGAGGACCCGCGCGACGCGCTGATCGCCCGGGACGGGCTCACCTTCGCCCAGCTTCCCCCGGGGTCCCGGATAGGCACCGGATCCCCGCGCCGCGCGGCCCAGCTCAACGCGTGGGCCCGCGCCTTCGGCCTCGACATCGAGACCGTGCCGATACGCGGCAATGTCGACACCCGCATCGGCTACGTCCGGTCGGGACGGCTGGACGCCGTGGTGCTCGCCGCCGCCGGCCTGATCCGTCTGGGGCGGATCGGCGAGGCGACCGAGCTGCTCGATGTCGGCCATGTTTTGCCCGCCCCCGGCCAGGGGGCACTGGCAGTGGAGTGTGCCGCGTCCAGCGTGGCGCTCACTGCCCGGCTCGCCGAGATCGACGACCCGTACACGCGGGTCGCCGTGACCGCCGAGCGATCCCTGCTCGCCGCCCTGGAGGCCGGCTGCAGCGCACCTGTGGGGGCGCTGGCCGACCTGTTGGCCGACGGTCAGGCTGTCACCGAAATGCGCCTGCGCGGCGTCGTCGGCACCACCGACGGCACGACGCTGGTGCAGCTGTCCACCACCGGTCCCGTACCCGCGTCGCCCAGTGAGGCCGGGGACCTCGGTCGCGAACTCGCAGCCGAGATGCTCGCCAAGGGTGCGGCCGGTCTTATGGGGGAGCGAGCACTTTGA
- a CDS encoding D-alanyl-D-alanine carboxypeptidase family protein: MKGLRRVSAVAITAGAVLTAGAFTASAQAATTATPTIAAKGGFVMNNGTGKSLFTKAADTRRSTGSTTKIMTARVVLAQPNLNLDAKVTVQKAYSDYIVDNNWASSAKLIVGDKVTVRQLLYGLMLPSGCDAAYALADKFGTGSTRAARVKSFIGKMNTTAKSLGLTNTHFDSFDGIGRGANYSTPRDLTKLASSAMKYSTFRTVVKTKSTKQKVTTKSGGYRYMSWTNTNNLLGSYSGTIGVKTGSGPEAKYCLVFAATRNGKTVIGTVLASSSVDARTADAKKIMDYGFKQ, translated from the coding sequence ATGAAGGGTCTACGTCGCGTATCCGCGGTCGCGATCACCGCTGGAGCCGTGCTGACGGCGGGGGCGTTCACCGCCTCCGCGCAGGCCGCGACGACCGCTACTCCCACGATCGCCGCCAAGGGCGGGTTCGTGATGAACAACGGCACGGGAAAGAGCCTGTTCACCAAGGCCGCGGACACCCGTCGGTCCACCGGCTCCACCACCAAGATCATGACTGCCCGGGTGGTGCTCGCACAGCCGAATCTCAACCTGGACGCCAAGGTCACGGTCCAGAAGGCGTACAGCGACTACATCGTCGACAACAACTGGGCCTCCTCGGCCAAGCTGATCGTCGGCGACAAGGTCACCGTCCGCCAGTTGCTGTACGGGCTGATGCTCCCGTCCGGCTGTGACGCGGCGTACGCGCTGGCGGACAAGTTCGGCACCGGTTCCACCCGGGCCGCGCGGGTGAAGTCGTTCATCGGCAAGATGAACACCACGGCCAAGTCCCTCGGGCTGACGAACACCCACTTCGACTCGTTCGACGGCATCGGGCGCGGCGCCAACTACTCGACGCCGCGCGATCTGACGAAGCTGGCCAGCAGCGCGATGAAGTACTCCACGTTCCGTACGGTCGTGAAGACGAAGTCGACCAAGCAGAAGGTGACCACGAAGAGCGGCGGTTACCGCTACATGTCGTGGACCAACACCAACAATCTGCTGGGTAGCTATTCGGGCACCATCGGCGTCAAGACCGGCTCGGGTCCGGAGGCCAAGTACTGCCTGGTCTTCGCCGCCACCCGGAACGGGAAGACGGTCATCGGGACCGTCCTCGCCTCCTCCTCGGTGGACGCCCGCACGGCGGACGCGAAGAAGATCATGGACTACGGCTTCAAGCAGTAG
- a CDS encoding nucleoside/nucleotide kinase family protein, producing MTSQQLLDRAQRLADAGGRRLLGIAGPPGAGKTTLAQYLVDALGADRAVLVPMDGFHLADAELRRLGLIGRKGAPETFDPYGYTALLRRLRAPRAEEVVYAPGFDRELEQPVAGTIPVVPETPLVITEGNYLLLAEAPWLPVRELLDETWWVDLDTEERVRRLIDRHERFGKPREVAERFVLTSDEANARLVAPGRAAADFVVRGR from the coding sequence ATGACTTCCCAGCAACTCCTCGACCGCGCCCAGCGCCTGGCCGACGCGGGCGGTCGCCGCCTGCTCGGAATCGCCGGACCGCCCGGGGCCGGCAAAACCACCCTCGCCCAGTACCTGGTCGACGCCCTCGGCGCCGACCGGGCCGTCCTGGTGCCGATGGACGGCTTCCACCTCGCCGACGCCGAGCTGCGCCGGCTCGGCCTGATCGGCCGCAAGGGCGCGCCGGAGACCTTCGACCCGTACGGCTACACCGCGCTGCTGCGGCGGCTGCGGGCGCCGCGCGCCGAGGAGGTCGTCTACGCGCCGGGATTCGACCGCGAGCTGGAACAGCCCGTCGCGGGCACCATCCCGGTGGTGCCGGAGACCCCGCTGGTGATCACCGAGGGGAATTATCTGCTGCTGGCCGAGGCGCCCTGGCTCCCGGTCCGCGAGCTGCTGGACGAGACCTGGTGGGTCGACCTGGACACCGAGGAGCGGGTGCGCCGGCTGATCGACCGCCATGAGCGGTTCGGCAAGCCGCGCGAGGTGGCCGAGCGCTTCGTCCTCACCTCCGACGAGGCCAACGCCCGGCTGGTCGCCCCCGGGCGGGCGGCCGCCGACTTCGTGGTCAGGGGACGGTGA
- a CDS encoding uroporphyrinogen-III synthase: MNPTVPNHPGCGHVTFLGAGPGDPGLLTLRAVEALATADVLIADPQVLDVVRGHVRPGVAADAQGAPRQAEADGSSATVPVLRGTANLVMTAARGGKRVVRAVAGDPGLDGYAADEMLACAAEGILFEVVPGVAAAVGVPAYAGVPLRDAHSADVRFVDALAADERCWSEVGSSDATAVVSATLETVAAAAGELVAAGRKPDTPLTVTVGGTTTRQRTWAATLGTIAQVLKAAKVLPSPQGAQPVIAVVGEQSAAGRRDQLSWFESKPLFGWKVLVPRTKEQAASLSDQLRSYGAVPSEVPTIAVEPPRTPQQMERAVKGLVTGRYEWIAFTSVNAVKAVREKFEEYGLDARAFAGIKVAAVGEQTARSLIDFGVKPDLVPSGEQSAAGLLEDWPPYDPVFDPIDRVFLPRADIATETLVAGLIELGWEVDDVTAYRTVRASPPPAETREAIKGGGFDAVLFTSSSTVRNLVGIAGKPHNVTVIACIGPATAKTAEEHGLRVDVLSPEPSVLKLAEALADFGAARRQAAIEAGEPVTRPSERRPGSRRRARS, encoded by the coding sequence TTGAACCCCACCGTCCCGAATCACCCCGGCTGCGGACACGTCACCTTCCTCGGTGCGGGCCCCGGAGATCCGGGCCTGCTGACCTTGCGCGCCGTGGAGGCTCTGGCCACCGCGGACGTACTGATCGCCGACCCGCAAGTGCTCGACGTGGTGCGGGGGCACGTCAGGCCGGGCGTGGCCGCGGACGCTCAGGGCGCGCCGCGGCAAGCGGAGGCTGATGGGTCGTCAGCCACCGTCCCGGTACTCCGGGGCACCGCCAATCTTGTCATGACGGCCGCGCGCGGCGGCAAGCGGGTCGTCCGCGCGGTCGCGGGCGACCCCGGCCTCGACGGATACGCCGCCGACGAGATGCTCGCCTGCGCCGCCGAGGGCATCCTCTTCGAGGTGGTGCCGGGTGTGGCCGCCGCGGTGGGTGTGCCCGCCTACGCGGGGGTGCCGCTGCGGGACGCCCACAGCGCGGATGTGCGTTTCGTGGACGCCCTGGCCGCCGATGAGCGCTGCTGGAGCGAGGTCGGCTCGTCCGACGCGACCGCCGTGGTCTCCGCGACCCTGGAGACGGTGGCCGCCGCCGCGGGTGAGCTGGTGGCCGCGGGCCGCAAGCCGGACACCCCGCTCACCGTCACCGTCGGTGGCACCACCACGCGTCAGCGGACCTGGGCCGCGACGCTGGGGACCATCGCCCAGGTGCTGAAGGCGGCCAAGGTGCTGCCGTCGCCGCAGGGCGCACAGCCGGTGATAGCCGTGGTCGGCGAGCAGAGCGCGGCCGGCCGGCGTGATCAGCTCTCCTGGTTCGAGTCCAAGCCGCTGTTCGGCTGGAAGGTCCTGGTGCCGCGCACCAAGGAGCAGGCCGCCTCGCTCTCGGACCAGTTGCGCAGCTACGGCGCGGTGCCCAGCGAGGTGCCGACGATCGCCGTGGAGCCGCCGCGCACCCCGCAGCAGATGGAGCGCGCGGTCAAGGGCCTGGTCACCGGGCGCTATGAGTGGATCGCCTTCACCTCGGTCAACGCGGTCAAGGCGGTGCGGGAGAAGTTCGAGGAGTACGGGCTCGACGCCCGCGCGTTCGCCGGGATCAAGGTCGCGGCGGTGGGCGAGCAGACCGCCAGGTCGCTGATCGACTTCGGAGTGAAGCCTGATCTGGTGCCCAGCGGTGAGCAGTCCGCGGCCGGGCTGCTGGAGGACTGGCCGCCCTACGACCCGGTCTTCGACCCGATCGACCGGGTCTTCCTGCCGCGGGCCGACATCGCCACCGAGACCCTGGTCGCCGGGCTGATCGAGCTGGGCTGGGAGGTCGACGACGTGACCGCGTACCGCACCGTGCGCGCCTCGCCGCCGCCGGCCGAGACCCGTGAGGCCATCAAGGGCGGCGGGTTCGACGCGGTGCTCTTCACCTCGTCGTCCACCGTGCGGAACCTCGTCGGCATCGCGGGCAAGCCGCACAATGTCACTGTCATCGCCTGTATCGGCCCGGCCACCGCGAAGACCGCGGAGGAGCACGGGCTGCGGGTGGACGTGCTGTCGCCCGAGCCCTCGGTGCTCAAGCTCGCCGAGGCGCTCGCGGACTTCGGGGCGGCGCGGCGGCAGGCCGCGATCGAAGCCGGGGAGCCGGTCACCCGCCCGAGCGAGCGACGGCCGGGATCACGGAGGAGGGCACGCTCTTGA
- a CDS encoding HAD family hydrolase, with protein sequence MAALGWFTRRRRPATERSVLAGEASAEAARKSSAETPAPQPPAEPEFPVVGDERAAAFFDLDNTVMQGAAIFHFGRGLYKRHFFRKRELARFAWQQTWFRVVGVEDPAHMEDVRSSALSIVKGHRVSELMSIGEEIYDEYMADRIWPGTRALAQAHLDAGQRVWLVTAAPVETATIIARRLGLTGALGTVAESVGGVYTGRLVGEPLHGPAKAEAVRALATAEGLDLSRCAAYSDSANDIPMLSIVGHPYAVNPDTRLRKHARENSWRLRDYRTGRKAAKIGIPAAAGVGAVAGGTAAAVALHRRRR encoded by the coding sequence ATGGCCGCACTGGGATGGTTCACCCGACGTCGACGACCCGCCACCGAGCGGAGTGTCCTCGCCGGAGAGGCATCGGCCGAGGCAGCGCGCAAGTCGTCGGCCGAGACCCCCGCACCGCAGCCCCCCGCCGAACCGGAATTCCCCGTCGTCGGCGACGAGCGGGCCGCCGCCTTCTTCGACCTGGACAACACGGTCATGCAGGGCGCCGCGATCTTCCACTTCGGCCGCGGCCTCTACAAGCGGCACTTCTTCCGCAAGCGCGAACTCGCCCGCTTCGCGTGGCAGCAGACCTGGTTCCGGGTGGTCGGCGTCGAGGACCCGGCACATATGGAGGACGTGCGCAGCAGCGCCCTGTCCATCGTCAAGGGCCACCGGGTCTCCGAGCTGATGTCCATCGGCGAGGAGATCTACGACGAGTACATGGCCGACCGCATCTGGCCCGGCACCCGCGCCCTCGCCCAGGCCCATCTGGACGCGGGGCAGCGGGTCTGGCTGGTGACCGCCGCGCCGGTCGAGACCGCGACGATCATCGCCCGGCGGCTCGGCCTGACCGGGGCGCTGGGCACGGTGGCCGAGTCGGTGGGCGGCGTCTACACCGGCCGGCTGGTCGGTGAGCCGCTGCACGGCCCGGCGAAGGCCGAGGCCGTACGGGCGCTGGCGACGGCCGAGGGGCTGGACCTCTCCCGCTGCGCGGCCTACAGCGACTCCGCGAACGACATCCCGATGCTGTCGATCGTGGGCCATCCGTACGCGGTGAACCCGGACACCCGGCTGCGCAAGCACGCCCGTGAGAACAGTTGGCGGCTGCGCGACTACCGCACCGGCCGCAAGGCGGCCAAGATCGGCATTCCGGCGGCGGCCGGGGTGGGCGCGGTGGCGGGCGGCACGGCGGCCGCCGTGGCCCTGCACCGCCGACGCCGCTGA
- a CDS encoding glutaredoxin family protein produces MSPLLRRTPRKKPAERTVTLIGKPDCHLCEDAEAVIEEVCGELGTPWEKKDITQDEELYRAYWEQIPVVLIDGEQHDFWRVNPKRLRTALGG; encoded by the coding sequence ATGAGTCCGTTGCTGCGCCGCACCCCGCGGAAGAAGCCCGCCGAGCGCACGGTCACGCTGATCGGCAAGCCCGACTGCCACCTGTGCGAGGACGCCGAGGCCGTGATCGAAGAGGTCTGCGGCGAGCTGGGCACCCCCTGGGAGAAGAAGGACATCACCCAGGACGAGGAGCTGTACCGCGCCTACTGGGAGCAGATCCCGGTGGTGCTCATCGACGGCGAACAGCACGACTTCTGGCGGGTGAACCCCAAGCGGCTGCGCACCGCGCTCGGCGGCTGA
- the hemB gene encoding porphobilinogen synthase gives MSTTYGSFPGARPRRLRVNPAMRRMVAETRLHPAELILPAFVREDVTEPVPLQTMPGVLQHTRDSLRKAAADAVAAGLGGIMLFGVPEESKKDAVGTPGTDPDGILQVAIRDVRAEVGDDLVIMSDLCLDEHTDHGHCGVLDAEGRIDNDATLERYAEMARAQADAGVHTVGPSGMMDGQVGVIREALDGAGHQDISILAYTAKYASAFYGPFREAVGSSLKGDRKTYQQDPANAREAMRELELDLAEGADMVMVKPALPYLDILRQIADAVDVPVAAYQISGEYAMVEAAAANGWIDRDRAIMETLTSVRRAGAGMILTYWATEVAQRLNRGE, from the coding sequence TTGAGCACCACGTACGGCAGCTTCCCCGGTGCGCGACCGCGCCGGCTGCGGGTGAATCCGGCCATGCGCCGCATGGTCGCGGAGACCCGGCTGCATCCGGCCGAGCTGATCCTGCCCGCGTTCGTCCGCGAGGACGTGACCGAGCCGGTGCCGCTGCAGACGATGCCGGGCGTTCTGCAGCACACCCGGGACTCCCTGCGGAAGGCGGCGGCCGACGCGGTCGCCGCGGGCCTCGGCGGGATCATGCTCTTCGGGGTGCCGGAGGAGTCCAAGAAGGACGCCGTCGGCACGCCCGGCACCGACCCGGACGGGATCCTCCAGGTGGCCATCCGCGATGTGCGCGCCGAGGTCGGCGACGACCTGGTGATCATGTCCGATCTCTGCCTGGACGAGCACACCGACCACGGCCACTGCGGGGTCCTGGACGCCGAGGGCCGGATCGACAACGACGCCACGCTGGAGCGGTACGCGGAGATGGCCCGCGCCCAGGCCGACGCGGGCGTCCACACAGTGGGCCCCAGCGGCATGATGGACGGGCAGGTCGGGGTGATCCGCGAGGCGCTGGACGGCGCCGGGCACCAGGACATCTCGATCCTCGCCTACACCGCGAAGTACGCCTCCGCCTTCTACGGTCCGTTCCGCGAGGCGGTGGGCTCCTCGCTGAAGGGCGACCGCAAGACGTATCAGCAGGACCCGGCCAACGCCCGGGAGGCGATGCGCGAGCTGGAGCTGGACCTGGCCGAGGGCGCGGACATGGTCATGGTGAAGCCGGCCCTGCCCTACCTGGACATCCTGCGGCAGATCGCCGACGCCGTGGACGTGCCGGTGGCCGCCTACCAGATCTCCGGTGAGTACGCGATGGTCGAGGCGGCGGCGGCCAACGGCTGGATCGACCGCGACCGCGCGATCATGGAGACGCTGACCTCGGTACGGCGCGCGGGCGCGGGGATGATCCTCACGTACTGGGCGACCGAGGTCGCCCAGCGGCTGAACCGCGGGGAGTGA
- a CDS encoding AMIN-like domain-containing (lipo)protein, with the protein MRRWGTALAAMVLAGGALAATAGAAGAVTPAAAKSAAKAAACETGWGSGEKTAQPAGHTPLGSIRTGRHACYDRMVFDVKGATAADRVGYRVAYVDTLYQDGSGEEIPVGGGAILDIHVAAPSYDPGTGGESYPGRARKPLPGVDVTGYQTFRDTRFGASFEGETQVGLGVRARLPFRVFQTDGRVVVDVAHSWNAVR; encoded by the coding sequence ATGCGACGGTGGGGGACCGCACTCGCGGCGATGGTGCTCGCGGGCGGCGCGCTGGCGGCGACGGCGGGGGCGGCGGGGGCCGTCACTCCGGCCGCGGCCAAGTCGGCGGCCAAGGCGGCGGCCTGTGAGACCGGCTGGGGGAGCGGCGAGAAGACGGCCCAGCCGGCGGGCCACACACCGCTGGGCAGCATCAGGACCGGCCGGCACGCCTGCTACGACCGCATGGTGTTCGACGTGAAGGGCGCCACGGCCGCCGATCGCGTCGGCTACCGCGTGGCGTACGTGGACACCCTGTACCAGGACGGTTCGGGCGAGGAGATCCCGGTCGGCGGCGGGGCGATTCTGGACATCCATGTGGCCGCGCCGAGCTACGACCCGGGGACCGGCGGGGAGTCGTATCCCGGGCGGGCGCGCAAGCCGCTGCCGGGGGTGGACGTCACCGGCTACCAGACCTTCCGGGACACCCGCTTCGGCGCCAGCTTCGAGGGCGAGACCCAGGTCGGCCTCGGCGTGCGCGCACGGCTGCCGTTCCGCGTCTTCCAGACGGACGGGCGGGTCGTGGTGGACGTGGCGCACTCCTGGAACGCGGTGCGCTGA